A genomic stretch from Chryseobacterium sp. SNU WT5 includes:
- a CDS encoding DNA polymerase III subunit alpha gives MFLNSHTYHSLRYGTLSVEELVKQAADAGAKELVLTDINTVTAIYDFKKECEKFGIKPIVGVEIRKENQLLYITIAKDETGIAEINRLLTNHNCDGIELPQVSPDFQNVFVIYSLGNIPEVLKENEFIGVRAEELNLLIRPEWKKFLDKMVILHPITFKTKKEFNLHRILRAIDQNTLISKLSESDYCSPNEVFESVEGILDKFKRYPKIIENTQYILNTAEFNFDFKTPKNKIYFTENKESDDALLRKLAYEGLDKRYPERTQIVIDRIEIELRVVTEMNFAGYFLITLDIVKYSMSRGFLHVGRGSGANSIISYCLGITEICPIELNLYFERFLNTRRRNPPDFDIDWSWRERDEILKYIFERYGKEHVAFCGTNVEFKYRSIFREVGKAFGLPKEELDVLAKNPMVTHDDNKVVKLVQKYGMLLEKFPNQRSMHSCGIIISQEPITNYTALEMPPKGFPIVQFDMNVAEDIGFEKFDILSQRGLGSIKDTLDLVKKNQGVDIDIHKTTIFKNDKNCNNYLSIGKTIGCFYIESPAMRGLLRRLKCEDYPTLVAASSIIRPGVAKSGMMKEYIFRHNNPTKFEYFHDVFKQQLGETYGIMVYQEDVIKIALHFGGVSADDGDVLRRAMSGKSRSIEKLQEVRDHFFESCAKKGHPEQLSKEVYRQIESFAGYSFCKAHSASYAVESYQSLYLKVYYPIEFMVSAINNGGGFYRTEVYVHECRMGGGKIHNPCVNKSLFETTVYGDHVFLGLMHIEKLDSRIVHFIPDERKKNGDYTSLENFIKRVPVGIETLQTLIFVGAFRFTGKQKNELLIEARLLMIHFKPEYRLPTFFETPVQEYQLPDLKRNRFEDAFDEIEILGFAVSCSPFDLLQTKYRSIIMARHLPKYHKRQVRMLAYLISRKHVPTKKGAMFFGTWIDQEGNFFDTAHFPDNLQKYPFQGGGCYLLLGQVEVDFHFPTITIFKMAKMPFIPDPRYAEDQDKSYEVHKKINEDVSMTWRQPYPQEHEIGLPRNKMVVK, from the coding sequence GTGTTCCTCAATTCCCACACTTACCACAGCCTTCGTTACGGCACTTTATCGGTTGAAGAACTGGTGAAGCAAGCCGCCGATGCCGGTGCAAAAGAATTAGTATTGACAGACATCAATACCGTGACAGCGATTTATGATTTTAAAAAGGAATGTGAAAAATTCGGCATCAAACCGATTGTTGGGGTAGAAATTCGCAAGGAAAATCAACTCCTTTATATTACGATTGCCAAAGATGAAACTGGAATTGCCGAGATCAACCGTTTGCTGACCAATCATAATTGTGACGGCATTGAACTTCCACAGGTTTCACCGGATTTTCAGAACGTTTTTGTCATTTATTCTTTGGGAAATATTCCGGAGGTATTAAAAGAAAACGAATTTATTGGAGTTCGGGCAGAAGAACTGAACCTTTTGATACGACCGGAATGGAAAAAATTTTTAGACAAAATGGTAATTCTACATCCAATAACTTTTAAAACAAAAAAGGAATTTAATCTGCACCGAATTTTGAGAGCCATCGATCAGAATACTTTAATTTCGAAACTCTCGGAAAGTGATTATTGTTCACCAAATGAAGTTTTTGAATCGGTTGAAGGTATTTTAGATAAATTTAAAAGATATCCGAAAATCATTGAAAATACGCAATACATTTTGAATACGGCGGAATTCAATTTTGATTTTAAAACACCGAAAAATAAAATCTATTTTACCGAAAACAAAGAAAGCGACGATGCACTTTTAAGAAAACTCGCTTATGAAGGTTTGGATAAAAGATATCCTGAAAGAACGCAGATCGTCATCGATCGGATTGAAATAGAATTGAGAGTGGTTACAGAAATGAACTTCGCAGGCTACTTTCTGATCACGTTAGATATTGTAAAATACAGCATGAGTCGTGGTTTTCTGCATGTTGGTCGTGGAAGTGGAGCGAACAGTATTATTAGTTATTGCCTCGGAATTACAGAGATTTGTCCCATCGAACTCAATCTCTATTTTGAACGTTTTCTGAATACGCGACGTAGAAATCCACCTGATTTTGATATTGACTGGAGTTGGCGGGAACGTGATGAAATTCTAAAATATATTTTTGAACGATACGGAAAAGAGCACGTTGCTTTTTGTGGAACGAATGTCGAGTTTAAATACCGCTCTATTTTTCGGGAAGTTGGGAAAGCATTTGGTTTACCTAAAGAAGAACTCGATGTTCTCGCCAAAAATCCCATGGTAACTCATGATGATAATAAAGTCGTAAAACTCGTGCAGAAATATGGAATGCTGTTAGAGAAATTTCCGAATCAACGCAGTATGCATTCCTGCGGAATTATCATTTCCCAGGAACCGATTACCAATTACACGGCTTTGGAAATGCCACCGAAAGGTTTCCCTATCGTACAATTTGATATGAATGTGGCGGAAGATATTGGCTTTGAAAAGTTTGATATTCTTTCTCAGCGTGGTCTGGGAAGCATTAAAGATACACTTGATCTGGTGAAAAAAAATCAGGGAGTTGATATTGATATCCATAAAACCACGATTTTTAAAAATGATAAAAACTGCAATAATTATTTAAGTATTGGAAAAACGATCGGTTGTTTTTATATTGAAAGTCCGGCCATGCGGGGTTTGTTGCGACGGCTGAAATGTGAGGATTATCCAACTTTGGTCGCAGCTTCTTCGATCATTCGTCCAGGTGTGGCGAAAAGTGGCATGATGAAGGAATATATTTTCCGACATAATAATCCGACGAAGTTTGAATATTTCCATGATGTTTTTAAACAGCAACTGGGAGAAACGTACGGAATTATGGTTTATCAGGAAGATGTCATCAAAATCGCTTTGCATTTCGGTGGCGTTTCTGCAGATGATGGTGATGTGTTGCGACGGGCGATGAGTGGAAAAAGTCGGTCCATAGAAAAGTTGCAGGAAGTACGTGATCATTTTTTTGAATCTTGTGCGAAAAAAGGACATCCAGAACAGTTGTCGAAAGAAGTTTATCGTCAGATTGAATCGTTTGCGGGTTATTCTTTTTGCAAAGCACATTCGGCTTCTTATGCGGTCGAGAGCTATCAAAGCTTGTATTTAAAGGTTTATTATCCGATTGAGTTTATGGTTTCTGCCATCAATAATGGCGGTGGATTTTACCGGACCGAAGTTTATGTTCACGAATGCCGAATGGGTGGTGGGAAAATTCATAATCCGTGTGTGAATAAGAGTTTGTTTGAAACTACGGTTTATGGCGACCATGTTTTTTTGGGTTTAATGCATATTGAAAAACTCGATAGTAGAATCGTGCATTTTATTCCAGATGAAAGAAAGAAGAATGGAGATTATACTTCATTGGAAAATTTTATCAAACGGGTCCCAGTCGGAATTGAAACTTTACAGACTTTAATTTTTGTGGGTGCTTTTCGATTTACAGGAAAACAGAAAAATGAATTGCTAATTGAAGCGAGATTACTGATGATTCATTTCAAACCAGAATACCGATTGCCGACTTTTTTTGAAACTCCAGTTCAGGAATACCAACTTCCAGATTTGAAAAGAAACCGGTTTGAGGATGCTTTTGATGAAATAGAAATTCTGGGGTTTGCCGTGTCTTGCAGTCCTTTTGATTTATTACAAACAAAATACCGCAGTATCATCATGGCAAGACATTTACCGAAGTATCATAAACGACAAGTGAGAATGTTGGCGTATTTAATTTCGCGAAAGCACGTTCCGACCAAGAAAGGAGCCATGTTTTTCGGAACCTGGATTGATCAAGAAGGAAACTTTTTTGATACGGCACATTTTCCGGATAATTTACAAAAGTATCCTTTTCAAGGTGGTGGTTGTTATTTGTTATTGGGACAAGTGGAAGTTGATTTTCATTTCCCCACGATTACGATTTTCAAGATGGCAAAAATGCCTTTTATTCCCGATCCAAGATATGCGGAAGACCAGGATAAAAGTTATGAAGTTCACAAAAAGATCAACGAAGATGTGAGTATGACGTGGCGACAGCCTTATCCGCAGGAACATGAAATTGGTTTGCCGAGGAATAAAATGGTGGTAAAGTAA